A portion of the Eubacterium maltosivorans genome contains these proteins:
- a CDS encoding flavodoxin family protein, with translation MKVIIQDLTAEAFSALCPPSLENIQVITNESDRVKCCIGCFGCWVKTPGTCVLKDGYGDLGKLYAECDELIVISKVQYGGYSAFVKNVMDRNIGYLLPFFTVRKNEMHHADRYPNRLKMTVIGYGEDITEEETKTFKHLVAANALNLNVEGYRVIIVKKPEEVKNVLEALK, from the coding sequence ATGAAAGTCATTATACAGGATTTAACGGCGGAAGCTTTTAGTGCGCTCTGTCCGCCGTCTCTTGAAAATATTCAGGTAATCACAAATGAAAGTGATCGGGTCAAGTGTTGCATTGGCTGTTTTGGATGTTGGGTAAAGACACCGGGAACCTGTGTCCTTAAAGATGGATACGGCGATCTTGGAAAATTATATGCTGAGTGTGACGAGCTGATCGTCATTTCAAAGGTTCAATACGGCGGATACAGCGCTTTTGTTAAAAATGTAATGGACAGAAATATTGGTTATCTTCTGCCCTTTTTTACGGTTCGCAAAAATGAAATGCATCATGCAGACCGCTACCCCAATCGGCTTAAAATGACAGTAATCGGTTATGGGGAAGACATTACCGAAGAAGAAACCAAAACATTTAAGCATTTGGTTGCTGCTAATGCTTTAAACCTTAATGTGGAGGGTTATCGTGTTATTATAGTAAAAAAACCTGAGGAAGTTAAAAATGTACTGGAGGCTCTAAAATGA
- a CDS encoding flavodoxin domain-containing protein, with protein sequence MSKKAVIYASEYGSTETYAKWLAQELCVQAFSLKKMKPEVLKESDILVYGGGIYASGIKGIKTFKKKCGSFQYKKIIIFTVGLADPQKTDYSEILKSNFTDEERKRFKFFHLRGAINYKKLSLPHRAMMAMMMKMLKSKPDSFKENADFFESYGKMIDFKDKSALAPVIEYIEQISD encoded by the coding sequence ATGAGTAAAAAAGCAGTGATTTATGCGTCTGAATATGGGAGCACAGAGACATACGCGAAGTGGCTGGCACAGGAACTTTGCGTACAGGCATTTTCCTTAAAAAAGATGAAGCCAGAAGTGTTAAAGGAGAGTGATATCCTGGTTTATGGCGGCGGTATTTATGCCAGTGGTATTAAAGGGATTAAGACATTTAAGAAAAAATGCGGGTCATTTCAGTATAAAAAGATTATTATTTTTACTGTGGGGCTGGCCGATCCACAGAAAACCGATTATAGCGAAATATTGAAAAGCAATTTTACAGATGAGGAAAGGAAACGCTTTAAATTCTTTCATTTACGCGGTGCCATAAATTACAAAAAACTTTCACTGCCACATCGCGCCATGATGGCGATGATGATGAAGATGTTAAAATCAAAGCCTGATTCTTTCAAGGAAAATGCAGATTTTTTTGAAAGCTACGGAAAAATGATTGATTTTAAAGATAAAAGCGCTCTTGCTCCTGTCATTGAATATATCGAGCAGATATCAGATTAA
- a CDS encoding MarR family winged helix-turn-helix transcriptional regulator — protein MYRGELEKMDPRFRVFGNLFSLVTRLEVMGNSPDFLGELTTKQWYLLIHLITFFNEPPALSELAAEMDTSHQNAKAIALKLQEKGFLTLVKDEKDKRTLRVVPDKARIETYEAEMGDENNTFVEVFLGALSDEELLIFDRVLAQLMEKAEAVRRERKIK, from the coding sequence ATGTATCGTGGAGAATTGGAAAAAATGGATCCCCGTTTTCGAGTTTTTGGAAATCTTTTTTCGCTGGTAACCAGACTGGAGGTTATGGGAAATAGCCCCGATTTCCTTGGCGAGCTGACTACAAAGCAGTGGTATCTGCTGATTCATCTCATTACCTTTTTCAATGAGCCACCAGCTTTGTCCGAATTGGCCGCTGAAATGGATACCTCGCACCAGAACGCCAAGGCTATTGCCTTAAAGCTTCAAGAAAAAGGTTTTCTCACTCTTGTGAAAGATGAAAAAGACAAAAGGACACTGCGGGTCGTACCAGACAAAGCAAGAATTGAGACCTATGAAGCAGAAATGGGCGATGAGAACAACACCTTTGTCGAAGTATTTCTCGGCGCTTTGTCGGATGAGGAGCTTTTAATATTTGATCGTGTACTGGCCCAATTAATGGAAAAAGCAGAAGCGGTCAGAAGGGAACGAAAGATAAAATGA
- a CDS encoding DUF6056 family protein: MNKYDLLTPVSKKNYKNLLTVFVFLITLIPVFSISIYDQPSADDYVYGLLTRQTWDSTGSFFQTLLTAWNQMAHSYMTWDGNFFATFLGALQPSVFGLYHWVPVVMVLSVIFSTFFLLKVLLENYLNADRDTTLFIGCTLLILEFQFLPSAVQGIYWFDGAISYTFIYAMSLILFGLLLIYYQKRPVRHKYLALAGACILGFFISGGNFVSSLVNLILLAIMAAILWYRKSTHCFGTVMVFVFSTAGILISAFAPGNGVRQADTLKTLVSQPSPISAVLQSFQCAGQYFLQWMSLPVAAGIFFLSVLLVKLARKSRFSFRYPLIALSLAFCVFAAGFTPPIYALGAGSLVWETRIMNILYFNFLWFWGFILFYTSGWIFHRIQKHKNIQNLWHSPLKKALPPPDVFTSAALVLIVLTLPLAKTPVTSLSALQSLIEGSASQYALEADERNEIYQNKSINHANVLAYTVKPYVLYYDDIKTDRNDWRNISVAKYYNKDSVALRN, translated from the coding sequence ATGAACAAATATGATTTACTGACACCTGTCTCTAAAAAAAACTATAAGAATTTGCTAACCGTCTTCGTTTTTTTAATCACGCTTATCCCTGTTTTTTCTATCTCGATCTATGATCAGCCCTCCGCAGATGATTATGTCTACGGGCTGCTGACACGGCAAACCTGGGACAGCACCGGCTCTTTTTTTCAAACTCTGCTCACTGCATGGAATCAAATGGCGCATTCTTATATGACTTGGGATGGCAACTTCTTCGCAACTTTTCTGGGGGCTCTTCAGCCATCTGTTTTTGGATTATACCACTGGGTCCCGGTCGTTATGGTATTATCTGTAATCTTCAGCACTTTTTTTCTTTTAAAAGTCTTGCTGGAAAATTATCTAAATGCGGATCGTGATACAACGCTTTTCATTGGCTGTACGCTTTTAATATTAGAGTTTCAATTTTTGCCTTCAGCCGTTCAGGGAATATACTGGTTTGACGGTGCTATTTCCTATACCTTTATTTACGCCATGTCCCTGATACTTTTTGGTCTGCTGCTTATCTACTATCAAAAAAGACCTGTACGGCATAAATATCTGGCCCTCGCCGGTGCGTGCATCCTCGGTTTTTTTATTTCCGGAGGCAACTTTGTGTCTTCCCTGGTAAACCTGATACTTCTGGCTATAATGGCTGCAATACTCTGGTACCGCAAAAGCACACATTGCTTTGGCACCGTTATGGTTTTTGTTTTTTCAACTGCTGGCATATTGATTTCCGCTTTTGCTCCCGGCAACGGCGTACGTCAAGCTGATACACTTAAGACCCTTGTGTCACAGCCATCTCCAATTTCTGCTGTTTTACAGTCCTTTCAATGTGCTGGACAGTATTTTCTGCAGTGGATGTCCCTACCGGTTGCGGCAGGCATTTTTTTCCTCTCCGTCCTTCTGGTAAAACTGGCGCGCAAAAGCCGTTTTTCTTTTCGGTACCCCTTAATCGCATTGTCTCTTGCATTCTGTGTCTTTGCAGCCGGATTTACTCCTCCTATTTATGCGTTGGGCGCAGGAAGTCTCGTCTGGGAAACACGGATTATGAATATTTTATATTTCAACTTTTTATGGTTTTGGGGTTTTATACTTTTCTATACTTCAGGGTGGATATTTCATCGCATACAAAAGCATAAAAATATTCAAAACCTGTGGCACAGCCCATTAAAAAAAGCACTGCCACCACCAGATGTTTTTACCAGTGCTGCCCTGGTTCTTATCGTCCTGACCCTCCCCTTGGCAAAAACACCAGTGACAAGCCTCAGCGCTCTGCAGTCGCTCATTGAAGGCTCAGCATCACAATATGCTCTGGAAGCCGACGAACGAAACGAAATCTACCAGAACAAGTCCATTAACCATGCCAACGTTCTTGCCTATACAGTAAAACCTTATGTCCTGTATTACGATGATATCAAGACAGATAGAAATGATTGGCGGAATATAAGTGTCGCCAAATATTACAATAAGGATTCTGTAGCGCTCCGCAATTAA
- a CDS encoding citrate/2-methylcitrate synthase — protein sequence MTNVFSEEKPEVLDYIEKLEKNNHIDPELFDKYKVNRGLRDLNGNGVLTGLTEISEIMSFIMDGDQRINCDGQLYYRGINVQDLVKGFVKEKRFGFEEATYLLLFGELPNKQDLDIFVKVLSHYRTLPTSFVRDIIMKAPSRDMMNTLARSVLTLYSYDDRASDTSIPNVLRQSLELIALFPLLAVYGYQAYCHYELGQSLYIHSPQPELSTAENILYLLRPDSKYTELEARILDIALVLHAEHGGGNNSTFTCHVVTSSGTDTYSAIAAALGSLKGPKHGGANIKVCEMFEDMKKNVNDWNDEEEISIYLRKLLHKEAFDKAGLIYGMGHAIYSKSDPRAEVFKKFVRNLAEEKGRMDEFALYSNVERLAPLIISDERKMYKGVSANVDFYSGFVYHMLELPTELYTPIFAIARISGWSAHRIEELLNAGKIIRPAYRNVHERREYIPINER from the coding sequence ATGACAAATGTATTTTCAGAAGAAAAGCCCGAAGTGCTCGACTATATTGAAAAATTAGAGAAAAATAATCATATTGATCCGGAATTATTTGATAAATACAAGGTAAACAGGGGTCTGCGCGACTTGAACGGAAACGGTGTTCTCACTGGTTTAACAGAAATTTCTGAGATCATGTCCTTTATTATGGACGGAGACCAGAGGATCAACTGCGATGGCCAGCTTTACTACAGGGGTATTAACGTTCAGGATCTGGTAAAGGGCTTTGTCAAGGAAAAACGCTTTGGGTTTGAAGAAGCAACCTATCTGCTTCTATTTGGTGAGCTGCCCAACAAACAGGATCTGGATATTTTTGTGAAGGTATTGTCACATTATCGGACATTGCCAACAAGCTTTGTCCGCGATATCATCATGAAAGCACCCAGCCGCGATATGATGAATACTTTGGCCAGAAGCGTTTTGACGCTTTATTCTTACGATGACCGTGCCAGCGACACATCGATCCCAAATGTATTACGTCAAAGTCTGGAGCTGATTGCACTTTTTCCATTGCTTGCAGTATATGGTTATCAAGCTTACTGTCATTATGAGCTGGGCCAAAGCCTTTACATACACTCACCGCAGCCTGAGCTCTCTACGGCTGAAAATATTCTGTATCTTTTAAGACCAGATAGCAAATATACCGAGCTTGAAGCTAGAATTCTTGATATTGCACTTGTACTTCACGCGGAACATGGCGGTGGGAACAACTCAACCTTTACCTGTCATGTTGTTACTTCCTCAGGTACTGATACTTATTCTGCCATTGCAGCAGCTTTGGGCTCACTTAAAGGTCCAAAGCACGGCGGAGCCAACATTAAAGTCTGCGAAATGTTTGAAGATATGAAAAAAAATGTCAATGACTGGAACGACGAAGAGGAAATCAGTATTTATCTGAGAAAGCTCCTGCACAAGGAAGCTTTTGATAAAGCTGGGCTGATCTATGGTATGGGCCATGCGATTTACTCCAAATCAGACCCGAGAGCCGAAGTCTTTAAAAAATTTGTCCGTAATCTGGCGGAAGAAAAGGGACGTATGGACGAGTTTGCGCTCTATTCCAATGTGGAACGTCTTGCGCCGCTTATTATTTCTGATGAAAGAAAGATGTACAAAGGGGTCAGTGCTAACGTCGACTTTTACAGCGGATTTGTTTATCACATGCTGGAGCTGCCTACCGAGCTCTATACACCGATTTTTGCAATCGCGCGTATTTCGGGCTGGAGTGCTCACCGTATCGAGGAACTTCTCAATGCAGGAAAAATTATCCGTCCAGCTTATAGAAATGTTCATGAGCGCAGGGAGTATATTCCAATTAATGAACGATAA
- a CDS encoding DUF1905 domain-containing protein produces the protein MKELYEFDAMIKKVPDINGAYIEIPFDVKETFGRGRVKVHATFDGEAYDGSLVRMKTPCHILGIRKDIREKIGKQPGETVHVTIRERRNK, from the coding sequence ATGAAAGAATTGTACGAGTTCGACGCAATGATTAAAAAAGTACCTGATATCAATGGTGCTTATATTGAAATACCATTCGATGTTAAAGAAACTTTTGGTCGTGGAAGGGTGAAAGTGCACGCTACTTTTGATGGCGAAGCGTATGACGGAAGTCTGGTACGCATGAAAACACCTTGTCATATTCTCGGTATTCGAAAAGATATCCGTGAAAAAATTGGGAAACAGCCTGGTGAGACTGTTCATGTAACGATCAGGGAGCGGAGGAACAAATAG
- a CDS encoding M48 family metallopeptidase: MTHYRVRKSRRKTMAIHILSDGQVEVRAPLRTPQAILDRFVMEKAQWIEAASTEARKRYKKRQEFTLKDGCSLFYLGKRLPLVCCELKKPLFDRECFYIPEGFTEEKMKEAVVKLYRSEAKKVLTEKVHYFAEHMHAKPTNVRINAARTRWGSCSGKNSLNFSWKLMMAPERAVDYVVIHELAHTFEHNHSSAFWSIVTAFMPDYKMQQSILKELGTLLSTQDWEI, translated from the coding sequence ATGACGCATTATAGAGTACGAAAAAGCCGTCGTAAAACAATGGCGATCCATATTTTGTCTGATGGACAGGTGGAGGTCAGGGCGCCATTAAGGACACCTCAAGCTATTTTGGACCGGTTTGTGATGGAAAAGGCACAATGGATCGAAGCGGCCAGTACAGAGGCCAGAAAGAGGTATAAAAAACGGCAGGAATTCACTTTAAAAGATGGCTGTTCACTGTTTTATCTGGGGAAAAGACTGCCGTTGGTATGCTGTGAACTCAAAAAACCCCTTTTTGACAGGGAGTGTTTTTATATACCTGAAGGATTTACAGAGGAAAAGATGAAAGAGGCAGTTGTAAAATTATATCGTTCTGAAGCTAAAAAAGTTTTAACTGAAAAAGTTCATTATTTTGCGGAGCATATGCACGCAAAACCAACAAATGTTAGAATTAATGCTGCCCGTACCCGCTGGGGCTCATGCTCTGGCAAAAACAGCCTGAATTTTTCATGGAAGCTTATGATGGCCCCCGAAAGGGCCGTTGACTATGTGGTGATCCATGAACTTGCTCATACATTTGAGCATAATCATTCGTCAGCATTCTGGAGCATTGTCACTGCGTTTATGCCGGATTATAAAATGCAGCAAAGTATCCTTAAAGAATTGGGAACCTTGTTGAGCACACAGGACTGGGAGATATGA
- a CDS encoding Crp/Fnr family transcriptional regulator, whose protein sequence is MEEYMKNLEKSALFKSVKSDNLSAVLKCLGAVSKHYDKNERILNSGDEVIGVGILAKGRAQLIKEDAMGNRNIIGEIEGGGLFAESFVCAGIKESPVTVVALESCVVLFIQVNKIIDVCSNECSFHKQIINNLLKIIARKNLHLNRKLDYLSLRTTREKLLGYLNDQQRRAGTNPFTIPLNRVQLADYLCVDRSAMSRELGRLRDDGILRFKRSLFYLKDIENDAL, encoded by the coding sequence ATGGAAGAATACATGAAAAATCTGGAAAAAAGCGCGCTTTTTAAATCAGTTAAGAGCGATAACCTTTCTGCAGTGCTTAAGTGTCTGGGGGCTGTCTCAAAGCATTATGATAAAAATGAACGCATTCTAAATAGTGGAGATGAGGTCATCGGCGTGGGGATTCTGGCTAAGGGGCGTGCACAGCTTATTAAAGAGGACGCCATGGGAAACCGCAATATTATCGGAGAGATAGAAGGGGGCGGTCTTTTCGCGGAATCCTTTGTCTGCGCGGGCATAAAGGAAAGTCCTGTAACGGTAGTGGCCCTGGAAAGCTGTGTGGTTCTTTTTATTCAGGTGAATAAAATCATTGATGTCTGCAGCAATGAATGCAGTTTTCACAAGCAGATTATCAACAACCTGCTTAAGATTATCGCCAGAAAAAATTTGCATCTGAATAGAAAATTGGATTATCTGAGTTTGAGAACCACGCGTGAAAAACTTTTAGGATATCTGAATGACCAGCAGCGTCGTGCCGGGACAAATCCTTTCACGATCCCTCTGAATCGTGTGCAGCTGGCAGATTACCTGTGTGTTGACCGCAGCGCGATGTCGAGAGAACTTGGCAGATTGAGAGATGATGGGATCCTCCGTTTTAAGCGCAGTCTTTTTTATCTGAAGGACATTGAGAATGACGCATTATAG
- a CDS encoding DEAD/DEAH box helicase → MDDEILKKQEEKKIFSGEITPEDMDELLYPQEDNPEKNKKQVKETFRWKSSSEKEERRVQQMTDSAVFRLMDRYAEKSKNVALENGSGQNVRLEPTLMITDSYWYGSSAKLSFKIGEDRLYVVKDLSAFMAAFDNGEEIRYGKALVLRHFEENFDERSRKYLHFLKSFYNESNNRALAVYKKSFNDNVKYMYLNGPMLDAYMAIWDKEPELPVDIEGSVMLASIVQSNAHISIRISDIGKSYIIELLNDEALVLDGQERLYICEKGKIYYCDPSYSRNTRDFLKAIIRNKLTMTVMKEDMKGFYNTVLSSLEQYFSFVTDCDMSAYEPKPLVAKVYFDAPQEDFVMGKVFFSYGDEEHEAFKPKDMIKSQDLRGEYQIEQLIKKYLDSYDAVGNFAYIDGDEDKIFDLFSEGLETISSKAEIFATDQFKGFKIKPPATVRVGIRVSGDLLDLEFDLDGLDIHELTEVLSSYRQAKKYHRLRDGSFINIQDNALGEFSELADVLSLNAKEIERGTVSVPKFRALYLDALFKQSEGIKYNRDTIFKQIVRDIKDVSDSDFEVPASLKPILRNYQKTGFRWLKTIAAYGFGGILADDMGLGKTLEVISLLLSQKESGAQTTSLVVCPSSLVLNWESEIARFAPELKAIAVMGTATERRDKIAAAAEADVLITSYDLLKRDILYYEDLHFHYEIIDEAQYIKNHNTQNAKSVKVINSAVRFALTGTPVENSLAELWSIYDFLMPGYLYTYRKFREKFEIPIVREQDKKTLERLNKLVSPFILRRLKNEVLKELPEKTETTMYASMDGEQKKLYLANLAKSREDLACELDGGDFERRKLIILAMLTRLRQICCDPSLVYEDYTDKSAKLELCLEILETSLASGHKVLLFSQFTSMLEIIEKELIKREIGFYKITGRTKAQERLRQVNAFNEDDTPVFLISLKAGGTGLNLTGADVVIHYDPWWNLSAQNQATDRAHRIGQMSSVQVYNLIAKDSIEEKIQKMQQAKAELADSIIREGEGAIASMSKDEIIGLFE, encoded by the coding sequence ATGGATGACGAGATATTGAAAAAACAGGAAGAAAAGAAAATTTTTTCCGGTGAAATTACACCTGAGGATATGGATGAGCTGTTATATCCTCAGGAAGACAACCCTGAAAAAAACAAAAAACAAGTTAAAGAGACATTCAGATGGAAGTCGAGCAGCGAAAAGGAAGAGCGGCGGGTTCAGCAGATGACCGATTCAGCGGTCTTCAGACTGATGGACCGCTATGCGGAAAAATCAAAAAATGTCGCGCTCGAAAATGGCTCTGGCCAAAATGTGCGCCTTGAACCTACACTGATGATTACCGACAGCTACTGGTATGGCTCGTCAGCCAAGCTGTCTTTTAAGATAGGTGAAGACCGCCTTTATGTTGTAAAAGATCTGAGTGCTTTTATGGCGGCTTTTGATAATGGAGAGGAAATTCGATACGGTAAAGCTTTGGTATTACGCCATTTTGAAGAAAATTTTGATGAGCGAAGCCGTAAGTATCTTCATTTTCTTAAAAGCTTTTATAATGAAAGCAATAACCGGGCTTTGGCTGTGTATAAAAAGAGCTTCAATGATAATGTAAAGTACATGTACCTTAACGGTCCTATGCTTGACGCATATATGGCAATATGGGACAAAGAGCCAGAGCTGCCCGTTGATATTGAAGGCTCAGTCATGCTTGCCTCAATTGTACAGTCCAACGCGCATATCAGTATTCGAATTTCAGATATAGGAAAATCCTATATCATCGAGCTTTTAAATGACGAGGCATTGGTGCTGGATGGGCAGGAACGGCTCTATATCTGTGAAAAAGGAAAGATTTATTATTGCGATCCTTCCTACAGTCGCAATACAAGAGATTTTCTGAAGGCGATTATCCGCAATAAGCTGACAATGACTGTGATGAAAGAGGATATGAAGGGCTTTTACAATACGGTTTTATCCAGCCTCGAACAGTACTTCTCCTTTGTTACAGACTGTGACATGAGCGCCTATGAGCCTAAACCACTGGTGGCTAAGGTCTATTTTGATGCACCCCAGGAGGACTTCGTTATGGGAAAAGTGTTTTTCAGCTATGGTGATGAGGAGCATGAAGCATTTAAACCAAAGGATATGATTAAAAGCCAGGATCTGCGTGGTGAGTATCAGATAGAGCAGCTCATCAAAAAATATCTGGACAGCTATGATGCTGTCGGTAATTTTGCGTATATTGACGGTGATGAGGACAAGATTTTTGATCTTTTCAGCGAGGGATTAGAGACCATATCCTCAAAGGCAGAAATTTTTGCGACAGACCAGTTTAAAGGCTTTAAAATTAAGCCGCCTGCCACTGTCCGTGTTGGCATAAGGGTAAGCGGCGATCTGCTTGATCTGGAATTTGATCTGGATGGCCTTGATATACATGAATTGACCGAGGTGCTGAGCTCATACCGTCAGGCCAAAAAGTACCACCGGCTTCGGGATGGCAGCTTTATTAATATCCAGGATAATGCGCTGGGTGAATTTTCTGAGCTGGCGGATGTATTAAGTTTGAACGCAAAGGAGATAGAACGGGGGACTGTGTCGGTACCGAAATTCCGTGCGCTGTACCTGGATGCCCTGTTTAAGCAGAGTGAAGGAATTAAGTATAATCGGGATACCATTTTCAAGCAGATTGTCAGAGATATCAAAGATGTCTCTGATTCTGACTTTGAGGTACCAGCCTCGCTGAAGCCCATTCTGCGCAATTACCAGAAAACTGGCTTCAGATGGCTCAAAACCATTGCGGCGTATGGATTTGGTGGTATTTTAGCAGACGACATGGGGCTTGGAAAAACACTGGAAGTAATTTCTCTGCTGCTGTCTCAGAAAGAAAGCGGGGCACAGACTACCTCACTGGTCGTCTGTCCTTCATCGCTGGTATTAAACTGGGAGAGTGAAATTGCACGTTTTGCGCCTGAACTTAAAGCAATTGCCGTCATGGGAACTGCTACAGAACGCCGGGATAAAATTGCCGCAGCTGCCGAGGCAGATGTGCTTATTACCTCATACGATCTGCTCAAAAGAGATATTTTGTATTATGAAGACTTGCATTTTCATTATGAAATCATCGATGAGGCCCAGTACATTAAAAACCATAACACACAAAATGCTAAATCTGTTAAGGTGATCAACAGCGCAGTCCGTTTTGCTTTGACGGGTACGCCGGTAGAAAACAGCCTGGCTGAGCTCTGGTCTATCTATGATTTTTTAATGCCCGGATATCTCTATACTTATCGGAAGTTTCGTGAAAAATTTGAAATACCGATTGTCCGCGAGCAAGATAAAAAGACGTTGGAGCGGCTGAACAAGCTCGTATCGCCCTTTATTCTCCGGCGTCTCAAAAACGAAGTTCTCAAGGAGCTCCCTGAAAAGACGGAGACGACTATGTATGCATCTATGGATGGTGAACAGAAAAAGCTCTATCTTGCGAATCTGGCAAAAAGCAGGGAGGATCTGGCCTGCGAGTTGGATGGAGGCGATTTTGAACGCCGGAAGCTTATTATTCTGGCAATGCTGACAAGGCTTCGCCAGATCTGCTGCGATCCGTCACTGGTCTATGAAGATTACACTGATAAGAGCGCCAAGCTAGAGCTCTGTCTGGAAATTCTCGAAACCTCTTTAGCTTCTGGACACAAGGTGCTTTTATTTTCCCAGTTCACTTCGATGCTTGAAATCATTGAGAAAGAACTTATTAAGAGGGAAATCGGTTTTTACAAGATTACAGGGCGGACAAAGGCTCAGGAGAGACTGCGCCAGGTTAACGCTTTTAACGAGGATGATACGCCAGTGTTTTTAATTTCCCTTAAAGCTGGCGGGACAGGTCTCAACCTGACTGGCGCTGATGTAGTCATTCATTATGACCCGTGGTGGAATCTCAGCGCACAAAATCAGGCCACCGACCGCGCACACCGTATAGGACAGATGAGCAGCGTCCAGGTCTATAACCTTATTGCAAAAGACAGTATTGAAGAAAAAATACAAAAGATGCAGCAGGCTAAAGCTGAGCTGGCAGATTCGATTATCCGTGAGGGTGAAGGGGCCATTGCCAGCATGTCTAAAGACGAGATTATCGGTCTTTTCGAATAG
- a CDS encoding response regulator yields MKVIVIDDDRLVSVSLKTILEADAEIEVVALGNSGGEAIALYDEHKPDILLMDIRMDGMTGLEAGELILAADRDARILYLTTFLDDEYIIKALKIGAKGYLLKQAFESIVPALKAVYSGQSVFGDEIVTKIPMLLGGEAAVDFSSYGISERDLEIIEGVAQGLSNREISETLFLSEGTVRNYISNILDKLELRDRTQLAIFYFNHK; encoded by the coding sequence ATGAAAGTAATCGTTATTGATGATGACCGTCTGGTCTCAGTATCCCTTAAAACCATTTTGGAGGCGGATGCTGAAATTGAGGTTGTAGCGCTGGGAAACAGTGGAGGGGAGGCAATTGCTTTGTACGATGAGCATAAACCGGATATTTTGCTTATGGATATACGGATGGACGGTATGACCGGTCTTGAGGCGGGTGAGCTTATTCTTGCTGCGGACAGAGACGCCCGGATTTTGTATCTGACCACTTTTTTAGATGATGAATATATTATCAAAGCGCTCAAAATAGGCGCAAAGGGTTACCTGCTCAAGCAGGCCTTTGAGAGTATCGTGCCAGCGCTGAAGGCAGTTTACAGCGGACAGAGTGTATTTGGCGATGAAATTGTGACGAAAATTCCGATGCTCCTTGGTGGAGAAGCGGCTGTTGATTTTTCTTCTTACGGCATCAGTGAGCGAGACCTGGAAATTATTGAGGGAGTGGCTCAGGGGCTGAGCAATCGGGAAATTTCAGAAACACTTTTTTTGAGCGAGGGTACAGTGCGCAATTATATCAGCAATATTTTAGATAAACTTGAGCTGCGCGACAGAACTCAGCTGGCCATTTTTTATTTCAACCATAAGTAA